A single genomic interval of Gopherus evgoodei ecotype Sinaloan lineage chromosome 11, rGopEvg1_v1.p, whole genome shotgun sequence harbors:
- the ATP5MC3 gene encoding ATP synthase F(0) complex subunit C3, mitochondrial: MFACVKLASSPALIRAGSRVLYRPISASVLSRPEVRTGEGSSTLNGAQNAVFQVALREFQTSAVSRDIDTAAKFIGAGAATVGVAGSGAGIGTVFGSLIIGYARNPSLKQQLFSYAILGFALSEAMGLFCLMVAFLILFAM, translated from the exons ATGTTCGCCTGCGTGAAGCTCGCCTCCTCCCCGGCCCTG ATCCGTGCAGGATCAAGAGTCTTGTACAGACCAATTTCCGCATCAGTGTTGTCTAGGCCAGAGGTCAGGACTGGAGAG GGCAGCTCAACACTTAATGGAGCCCAGAATGCTGTCTTCCAAGTAGCACTTAGAGAGTTCCAGACCAGTGCTGTCAGCAGGGACATTGACACTGCTGCCAAATTTATTGGTGCTGGCGCTGCCACAGTAGGAGTggctggttctggtgctggtaTCGGAACCGTCTTTGGTAGTCTAATCATTGGTTATGCCAG AAATCCCTCTTTGAAGCAGCAGCTGTTTTCATATGCTATCTTGGGATTCGCCCTGTCTGAAGCTATGGGTCTCTTTTGTCTGATGGTTGCTTTCTTGATCCTGTTTGCAATGTGA